GGCGGCATTGGCGCCAGTTCCAGCGCCGGCATGTCACACCGACTGCGTCGCGCCACACGACCTCCCCCGGTTCGGGGTTCTCGTCGACGTCGGCACCGGCCGCGACGGTGTCGAAGACCTCGGAGCCTGTCGCGCGGACGAGTCGCGGTGGACCGGCATACGCCGGGAGGTCCTCGCCCCCGAGCGGCACCTGGTGGATGACGCTGATGGCGTTGTAGACGTCGGTGAGGCGGTTGACCCGCGGCAGGCCGGCTGCGGCTCGGCGCACGAGGGCTTCGAGGCTGTTGCGGGTGCGCTGCGGCTTGGCGCCGAAGGACCGGTACGCCTCACGCCAGGCTGTGACGTGCGGCAGGTCCTCCACCGCGGTGCCAGCGAGGAGTTCGCGAGCGACCGACTCGGCTCGCACCAGCATGCGTTCGCTGGCGTCGTCACTGGCGCCCGGCGTCATGCCGTCCACCGCGAGCAGCAGCACGCGGTAGTCCGGGCGGAGGGCGACTACGGCGGGGTCCACCTGTGCGGCGGCCAGAAACGCCTGGAGGTCAGCGGGGCGGGGGTGGTTCTCAGTCATGGCTCGGCTCCGCGGTGGTTGAGGCGCCCACGCCGGGCTCGAACACCGTCAGCGCGAAGCGCGCCGGCTCGTCGCTGTCGTTGGCATAGGAGTGCGTGACGTCGCTGGCGAAGGAGATGGCGTCGCCTACGGCGAGGACTTCCACCTGGTCGGCGACCCGCACGGTGACGCTGCCCTCACGTACCTGGAGGATCTCCTTCGTGCCAGGCACGTGGGCCTCGCTGTCGTGCCGGTCCCCGGGCGCCAGGGTCCAGTCCCACAGCTCGAGCACGTCCGGCGGTGTCGTGCCAGCCAGCAGGACCCCGCGGCCGCCGCCGGGACCGGTCCACAACGCGGCCCCCTCGCCGCTACGAACCACCTTCACGCGCTTGGTCTGCGGGACCGCCACGAGCGCCTGCAGTCCGATGCCGAGCGCGTCACTGATCCGCAGGAGCGTGGTGACGCTGGGGTTGGCCGAACCCTGTTCGACGTTGATGAGCATGCGGCGGCTGACGCCGGTGGCCTCGGCGAGCTGGTCAAGCGTCCACTTCCGCGACTGTCGCTCACCACGTACCTTGCCGCCGATGGCGGCGGAAAGCTCGTTCGCCCGGTTGTCCATGAAGTGCAGCATAGTGCATTCTTGGTGCAACGCAACGAGGAGTTCCACATGCCTGCCACGGCGACCACGACCGACACAACTGCCGACACCTCCGATACCTCCGATACCTCCGGAGCCTCCGTCGACCGGGCCGGTGAGTCCGGCGATGTGCTCCGCTCCGTAGCCCAACGGGTGCTCTGGCTCTCGGCCGCGATCGTCGACGCCGCCAACCGCGGCCGCCCGAACAGCAGCGGCGTGAAGGTCGGCGGCCACCAGGCCTCATCCGCCTCGATGGTGGACATCATGGTCGCGCTGTGGTTCCACACGCTCCGCGGCGAGGACCGGGTCTCGGTCAAGCCGCACGCCTCCCCGGTCCTGCACGCCATCAACTACCTGCTCGGCGACCTCGACCCGGCCTACCTGACGACCCTGCGCGACAAGGGCGGCCTCCAGAGCTACCCCAGCCGGCTCAAGGACCCCGACACCGTCGACTTCTCCACCGGGTCCGTCGGCATTGGCGCCACCGCCGCGCTGTGGGCCGCCATCGCCCACCGCTACGCTCGCAGCCACTTCGCCGACACCCCTGACGCGGGCCGGTTCGTCAGTCTCCTCGGCGACGCCGAGCTCGACGAGGGCGCCATCTGGGAGGCCGTCGCGGACCCCCAGGTCGCCTCGCTCGGCGAGCTGCTGTGGGTCGTCGACCTCAACCGGCAGTCCCTCGACCGTGTCGTACCCGACATCCAGATCGAACGCCTCCAGGGCATGTTTGCCGCCGCGGG
This genomic stretch from Nocardioides renjunii harbors:
- a CDS encoding B3/B4 domain-containing protein — protein: MTENHPRPADLQAFLAAAQVDPAVVALRPDYRVLLLAVDGMTPGASDDASERMLVRAESVARELLAGTAVEDLPHVTAWREAYRSFGAKPQRTRNSLEALVRRAAAGLPRVNRLTDVYNAISVIHQVPLGGEDLPAYAGPPRLVRATGSEVFDTVAAGADVDENPEPGEVVWRDAVGVTCRRWNWRQCRRTQLTPQTTSAVFILDALAPLSDGALVAAGDELAEHLARLGPRVEVATRLIAPSTSTAPTAPQHRQDHP
- a CDS encoding helix-turn-helix domain-containing protein, producing MDNRANELSAAIGGKVRGERQSRKWTLDQLAEATGVSRRMLINVEQGSANPSVTTLLRISDALGIGLQALVAVPQTKRVKVVRSGEGAALWTGPGGGRGVLLAGTTPPDVLELWDWTLAPGDRHDSEAHVPGTKEILQVREGSVTVRVADQVEVLAVGDAISFASDVTHSYANDSDEPARFALTVFEPGVGASTTAEPSHD